From the genome of Blautia pseudococcoides, one region includes:
- a CDS encoding putative bifunctional diguanylate cyclase/phosphodiesterase, which produces MQREKTMLIADDVELNRALLENIFDDEYSILQAADGAEAMEILRSRPVDVVLLDIVMPRMDGFEVLRTMKEDEALSGIPVIMATSEKEKSEEHALILGADDFINKPYRAMVVKKRVENIVVKHILERKRLENALFETRNELNSLIDSVPGGIGVWKVTDKVQVEYFNDGFCRQFGYDREEFQESFSRDLTTLWVGGDTEYILGRLRENKDSNERISVVHQVRRKDKSLRWLSLNALKYKEEDGVPIYRIVNIDVTESRENELLIEQKNEELRYLLEHDALTGLYNRSTFCRKTADFLKQNPEGTYNMVQFDIERFKVINELYGNFMGDRILLLIAEGLQKCLKRKGTYGRLEADHFAVCLPAGTEELLYVREQMDKSLSSVKIEQKINLYYGVYTIEDRGMSVDLMCDRANLALRTVKGNSNRSYAVYNDELHQVVLSEQQLTNSMEDALLQRQFEVYYQPVVDLKTGEVVSAEALVRWNHPEKGMVSPGFFIPFFEHNGFIIKLDAYIREEVCRNMLELRRRGLSSIPVSVNVSRLEFYDPNLCRSIIDLTERYRLKPGMMRLEITESAYTDNPQQLLAAMKELQSYGFQVLMDDFGSGYSSLNMLKDVPVDILKLDMKFLENQGISGRGPEILASLVRMAKKLGMRTIAEGIETKEQGEFLRSIGCEYGQGYYYARPMPADAFTGLLMARENVKG; this is translated from the coding sequence ATGCAGAGAGAAAAAACCATGCTGATTGCAGATGACGTAGAATTGAACAGGGCGCTCCTGGAGAATATATTTGATGATGAATACAGTATTCTTCAGGCTGCAGACGGAGCGGAAGCCATGGAGATCCTGCGCAGCCGGCCGGTTGATGTTGTCCTATTGGATATTGTCATGCCGCGTATGGACGGGTTTGAGGTTCTGAGAACCATGAAAGAGGATGAGGCCCTTTCCGGTATTCCGGTCATCATGGCAACCTCAGAGAAGGAGAAATCAGAGGAACACGCGCTGATACTGGGAGCGGACGATTTTATCAATAAGCCGTACCGGGCCATGGTGGTGAAAAAACGTGTGGAAAATATTGTGGTTAAGCATATCCTGGAGCGGAAAAGACTTGAGAATGCCCTTTTTGAGACCAGAAATGAGCTGAATTCCCTGATTGATTCTGTTCCCGGCGGTATTGGTGTCTGGAAGGTGACAGATAAAGTACAGGTAGAGTATTTTAATGATGGATTCTGCCGTCAGTTCGGCTATGACAGGGAGGAATTTCAGGAAAGCTTCAGCAGAGATCTGACCACTTTGTGGGTTGGCGGGGATACGGAATATATCCTTGGGCGGCTCAGGGAAAATAAGGACAGTAATGAAAGGATCTCCGTGGTCCATCAGGTGAGAAGAAAGGACAAAAGCCTCAGATGGCTCAGTCTGAATGCACTGAAATACAAGGAGGAGGACGGAGTACCTATTTACCGTATTGTAAATATTGACGTGACGGAGAGCCGGGAGAACGAACTCCTCATAGAGCAGAAAAATGAGGAGCTGCGATACCTGCTGGAGCATGATGCCCTCACCGGACTTTATAACCGTTCCACTTTCTGCAGGAAGACAGCCGATTTCCTGAAACAGAATCCGGAAGGCACCTACAATATGGTACAGTTTGATATTGAACGTTTTAAAGTGATCAATGAACTGTACGGCAATTTTATGGGAGACAGGATATTACTCCTCATAGCCGAGGGGCTTCAGAAATGCCTGAAGAGAAAAGGCACCTACGGCAGGCTGGAGGCGGACCATTTTGCCGTGTGTCTGCCTGCGGGGACGGAGGAACTGCTGTATGTACGGGAGCAGATGGATAAAAGTCTGTCCTCTGTAAAGATAGAACAGAAGATCAATCTCTATTATGGTGTCTATACCATAGAGGACAGAGGTATGTCCGTGGATCTGATGTGTGACAGGGCAAACCTGGCGCTGCGCACAGTCAAGGGAAATTCAAACCGTTCCTACGCGGTATATAATGACGAACTCCACCAGGTGGTCCTCAGCGAACAGCAGCTTACCAATTCCATGGAGGACGCGCTTCTCCAGCGGCAGTTTGAGGTGTATTACCAGCCTGTTGTGGATTTGAAGACAGGGGAAGTGGTGAGCGCGGAGGCGCTGGTGCGGTGGAACCATCCGGAAAAGGGGATGGTATCGCCCGGATTTTTCATTCCGTTTTTTGAACACAATGGTTTTATCATCAAACTGGATGCCTATATAAGGGAGGAAGTCTGCAGAAATATGCTGGAACTGAGGCGCAGAGGCTTAAGCAGTATTCCTGTCTCCGTCAATGTCTCCAGACTGGAATTTTATGACCCCAATCTCTGCAGAAGCATCATTGACCTGACGGAACGCTACAGGCTGAAGCCGGGCATGATGCGCCTGGAGATCACAGAGAGTGCCTACACGGACAATCCCCAGCAGCTTCTGGCAGCCATGAAAGAGCTTCAGAGCTATGGATTCCAGGTATTGATGGATGATTTCGGAAGCGGATACTCCTCCCTGAATATGCTGAAGGACGTGCCGGTGGACATCCTGAAATTAGATATGAAGTTTTTAGAGAATCAGGGTATTTCCGGCAGGGGGCCTGAGATTTTGGCTTCCCTGGTGCGGATGGCGAAAAAACTCGGTATGCGCACCATTGCGGAGGGGATCGAGACAAAAGAACAGGGAGAGTTTCTGCGCTCCATTGGATGTGAATACGGGCAGGGTTACTACTATGCAAGACCCATGCCGGCAGACGCGTTTACCGGTCTGCTGATGGCAAGAGAAAATGTAAAGGGCTGA
- the cysS gene encoding cysteine--tRNA ligase, whose protein sequence is MKIYNTLTKRKEDFVPLEEGKVKMYVCGPTVYNFIHIGNARPMIVFDTVRRYMEYKGYDVNYVSNFTDVDDKIIAKAIEEGVPAEEISQRYIKECKKDMADMNVKPATTHPLATQEIDGMIDMIQTLIDKGFAYAVNGTVYFRVKNFSEYGKLSHKNLDDLQSGFRSIQVSGEDQKEDPLDFVLWKPKKEGEPYWVSPWSEGRPGWHIECSVMSKKYLGEEIDIHAGGEDLVFPHHENEIAQSECCNGRIFAKYWMHNAFLNIDNRKMSKSLGNFFTVREIGGKYHLQVLRFFMLNAHYRSPLNFSAELMEASKNALDRIVTCVDQLKHLLENAQDGEVSEAERALLPEIEGFVKKYEESMEDDFNTADAIAAVFELVKFTNTQAGSGSTKAFVKLLFDKITGLCDVLGLLVNKKEEVLDSDVERLIEERQAARKAKDFARADEIRDQLASMGIILKDTREGVQWKRA, encoded by the coding sequence ATGAAGATTTATAATACCCTGACAAAGAGAAAAGAAGATTTCGTTCCCCTGGAGGAAGGAAAAGTGAAAATGTACGTGTGCGGCCCCACCGTGTACAATTTTATCCACATTGGAAACGCAAGGCCCATGATCGTATTTGATACCGTGAGAAGATATATGGAGTACAAAGGATATGATGTAAATTATGTGTCCAATTTCACGGATGTGGATGACAAGATCATTGCAAAAGCCATTGAGGAGGGCGTTCCCGCGGAAGAGATTTCCCAGCGCTATATCAAAGAATGTAAAAAGGATATGGCGGACATGAATGTAAAGCCTGCCACCACCCATCCCCTGGCAACCCAGGAGATCGACGGTATGATAGATATGATCCAGACCCTTATTGACAAAGGGTTTGCCTATGCGGTAAACGGTACGGTATACTTCCGAGTGAAGAATTTCAGTGAGTACGGAAAGCTGTCGCACAAGAATCTGGATGATCTGCAGTCAGGATTCCGCTCCATCCAGGTGTCAGGGGAAGATCAGAAGGAAGACCCCTTAGACTTTGTACTTTGGAAGCCGAAAAAAGAAGGGGAGCCTTACTGGGTATCCCCCTGGAGTGAGGGAAGGCCGGGCTGGCATATTGAGTGCTCTGTCATGTCAAAAAAATATCTGGGTGAGGAGATTGATATCCATGCAGGCGGTGAGGACTTGGTATTCCCTCACCACGAGAATGAGATCGCCCAGTCTGAGTGCTGCAATGGCAGGATTTTTGCAAAATACTGGATGCACAATGCATTTCTGAATATTGACAACAGAAAGATGTCAAAATCTCTGGGCAATTTCTTTACAGTACGTGAGATTGGCGGGAAATACCACCTGCAGGTGCTCCGCTTCTTTATGCTGAACGCCCATTACAGAAGCCCTCTCAATTTCAGTGCGGAGCTGATGGAGGCTTCCAAGAACGCACTGGACCGTATTGTGACATGTGTGGACCAGTTAAAACATCTGCTTGAAAATGCCCAAGATGGGGAGGTTTCAGAGGCAGAGAGGGCACTGCTTCCGGAAATCGAAGGTTTTGTGAAAAAATACGAGGAGTCCATGGAGGATGATTTCAACACAGCGGATGCCATTGCAGCTGTTTTTGAGCTTGTGAAATTCACCAACACCCAGGCGGGAAGCGGCAGCACAAAGGCATTTGTAAAACTGCTCTTTGATAAGATCACAGGTTTGTGTGATGTACTGGGACTGCTCGTAAATAAAAAAGAAGAAGTTCTGGACTCTGATGTGGAGCGCCTCATCGAAGAACGCCAGGCAGCCAGAAAGGCAAAGGATTTTGCACGTGCGGATGAGATCCGTGACCAGCTTGCCTCCATGGGCATCATTCTGAAAGATACAAGAGAAGGTGTACAATGGAAGAGAGCTTAA
- the epsC gene encoding serine O-acetyltransferase EpsC has translation MGFVKHIKEEFQVIQERDPAIKTPLEVLLYPSFRVMIQYRKAHKLYEKGHYFLARWISQRAARKTGIEIHPGAKIGKGLFIDHGTGVIIGETTVIGNNVTLYQGVTLGGTGKETGKRHPTLKDNVMVSAGAKILGSFTIGENSKIGAGSVVLEEIPPNCTVVGVPGRIVKRENQKVPRSDMDQVHLPDPVLEDIRKLQSENEHLKSKLQKLEYALQEVIEEKE, from the coding sequence ATGGGATTTGTCAAGCATATAAAAGAAGAATTTCAGGTTATCCAGGAAAGGGACCCGGCGATCAAAACGCCGCTGGAAGTCCTTCTGTATCCCAGTTTTCGAGTCATGATCCAGTATCGAAAGGCTCATAAGCTCTATGAAAAAGGCCATTATTTCCTTGCCAGATGGATTTCCCAGAGGGCAGCCAGAAAAACAGGTATTGAAATCCATCCCGGGGCAAAAATAGGAAAGGGACTGTTTATTGACCACGGAACCGGTGTTATCATCGGTGAGACCACAGTCATTGGGAATAATGTCACCCTCTATCAGGGTGTGACACTGGGCGGTACGGGCAAAGAGACCGGCAAGCGCCATCCCACCCTGAAGGACAATGTGATGGTAAGTGCCGGAGCGAAAATACTCGGCTCCTTTACCATAGGGGAAAATTCCAAGATCGGTGCCGGAAGCGTGGTGCTGGAGGAAATACCGCCAAACTGTACCGTAGTGGGCGTGCCGGGCCGTATTGTGAAGCGGGAAAACCAGAAGGTACCCAGAAGTGATATGGACCAGGTGCATCTGCCTGACCCGGTACTGGAGGACATCAGAAAACTGCAGAGTGAGAATGAACACCTGAAGTCCAAGCTGCAAAAGCTGGAATACGCGCTTCAGGAAGTAATAGAAGAAAAGGAGTAA
- a CDS encoding sensor domain-containing diguanylate cyclase → MYKEVSTFITARDGEIVYSKVPDFATDSSLFGILKERGISKEDENKVRDMLEKSRNTEITDKISLDQIGYYVSVEKMDYNGWYIANFVSEDNVLVSSHTVYRNVLLTGMLLIFLTIAVVSVVFVVLRKQQRARVMEQKRFAALSQFSDTVLFEYFCGQDVLEFTNNARDMLGLDSLRFEKFSHKLDNGRVHPDDREIVYRMLKEMPHSLDTRSIQLRVKGKEGRYNWYSCHLKAIFDKKASASVVVGKLQDITEVKHREQRLMEISERDVLTNTYNKSAVGKISQRLKENTAGVLFMIDLDDFKSINDKWGHEVGDIVLKKVGEVLNKTFRSDDLVVRMGGDEFAVFLQGNVDFEMAEKKAALVLEAIRDIQIQGAGSLVSASIGIAISPRDGRTFSQLYRAADTAMYRVKKSDKDGFCISR, encoded by the coding sequence ATGTATAAAGAGGTCAGCACCTTTATAACGGCCAGGGACGGGGAGATCGTCTACTCAAAAGTTCCTGATTTTGCCACGGACAGCAGTCTGTTCGGGATCCTGAAGGAGAGAGGGATATCAAAGGAAGATGAGAACAAAGTCAGGGATATGCTGGAAAAGAGCAGAAATACGGAAATTACGGATAAGATCTCCCTGGACCAAATAGGCTATTATGTATCTGTGGAAAAAATGGATTATAATGGCTGGTATATTGCCAACTTCGTCAGTGAGGACAATGTGCTGGTCAGTTCCCATACAGTTTACCGGAATGTGCTTCTCACGGGAATGCTCCTCATTTTTCTCACAATAGCTGTTGTCAGTGTAGTCTTTGTGGTTTTGAGAAAGCAGCAGAGAGCGCGGGTGATGGAACAGAAACGCTTCGCAGCGCTTTCCCAGTTTTCCGATACGGTACTGTTTGAGTATTTCTGCGGGCAGGATGTACTGGAATTTACCAACAACGCAAGGGACATGCTGGGCCTTGATAGCCTGCGCTTTGAAAAGTTTTCCCATAAGCTTGACAATGGAAGGGTACACCCTGATGACAGGGAAATCGTGTACAGAATGTTAAAGGAAATGCCCCATTCTCTGGATACCCGCAGCATACAGCTCAGGGTAAAGGGAAAGGAGGGCCGGTATAACTGGTATTCCTGTCACTTGAAGGCCATATTTGACAAAAAAGCAAGCGCCAGCGTGGTGGTTGGCAAACTGCAGGATATTACAGAGGTCAAACACAGGGAGCAGAGATTGATGGAGATCAGTGAAAGAGACGTGCTCACCAACACCTACAACAAATCCGCAGTGGGGAAAATATCACAGAGATTAAAAGAGAATACCGCAGGCGTCCTTTTTATGATAGATCTGGATGATTTTAAAAGCATCAACGACAAATGGGGGCACGAGGTGGGGGACATTGTCCTGAAAAAAGTCGGTGAGGTTTTAAACAAAACCTTTCGTTCGGACGATCTGGTGGTGCGTATGGGCGGGGATGAATTCGCAGTGTTCCTGCAGGGAAATGTGGATTTTGAAATGGCAGAAAAGAAAGCGGCCCTGGTCCTGGAGGCCATAAGGGATATTCAGATCCAAGGCGCCGGGAGTCTGGTATCTGCCAGTATCGGCATTGCCATAAGCCCCAGGGACGGCCGCACCTTCTCCCAGCTTTACCGGGCCGCGGACACGGCCATGTACCGGGTAAAAAAGTCGGATAAAGACGGTTTTTGCATCAGCAGGTGA